One genomic region from Bacillus sp. SLBN-46 encodes:
- a CDS encoding aspartyl-phosphate phosphatase Spo0E family protein — translation MTYLIILIEQCKKELAERVETYGITSAEAVECSQQLDEYLNLLNQVTQKKE, via the coding sequence ATGACCTATTTAATTATCTTGATTGAACAATGTAAGAAAGAGCTAGCTGAGCGGGTAGAAACGTACGGCATTACCTCGGCTGAAGCGGTCGAATGCAGCCAACAGCTAGATGAATATCTGAACCTATTAAATCAGGTAACACAGAAAAAGGAGTAA
- a CDS encoding LytTR family DNA-binding domain-containing protein gives MRPIKWILAEDHPDSMEIIKYFLDERPDFQLVGCCTNGEELVEMVITVKPDLVLTDINMPRKNGLQAVKECLSFHPSLKFIFLTGYDEFAIEAFAIATVDYLVKPIDRNRLMAALEKAKNLLQFEWGEGEAEAQKMKMLPLKEQNCTQYIPLSDIYFIEKVGKKCLVYTKTQIFETSEAISKIMSRLDDSFFQAHRSNIINLAKISQITPQNETYIVCFKDYDKTASLSKLKINEVRERML, from the coding sequence ATGAGACCGATTAAATGGATACTGGCAGAGGATCATCCCGACTCCATGGAAATTATCAAATATTTCTTAGATGAACGCCCAGATTTTCAGTTAGTCGGATGCTGCACGAACGGGGAGGAGCTCGTGGAGATGGTGATCACTGTGAAGCCGGATCTCGTGCTCACAGATATTAATATGCCGAGGAAAAATGGCCTGCAAGCGGTAAAGGAATGCCTTTCTTTCCATCCATCGCTCAAGTTCATTTTTCTAACGGGCTATGATGAATTTGCGATCGAGGCGTTTGCGATTGCGACTGTCGATTATTTGGTGAAACCAATTGACCGGAATCGCTTGATGGCAGCCTTGGAAAAAGCGAAAAACCTTCTTCAGTTTGAATGGGGCGAGGGCGAAGCGGAGGCGCAAAAAATGAAAATGCTCCCCTTAAAGGAGCAAAACTGTACGCAGTACATCCCGCTTTCGGACATTTATTTTATTGAAAAAGTAGGGAAGAAATGCCTGGTGTATACGAAAACACAGATCTTTGAAACAAGTGAGGCCATCAGTAAGATTATGTCCCGGCTCGATGACTCCTTTTTCCAAGCGCATCGCTCGAATATTATTAATCTGGCAAAAATCTCGCAAATTACGCCTCAGAATGAAACCTATATAGTTTGTTTCAAGGACTATGACAAGACAGCCAGTCTGTCAAAGCTAAAAATCAATGAAGTCAGAGAACGTATGCTTTAG
- a CDS encoding PAS domain S-box protein, producing MNLFNPYLVFLFCILLVLLVIIAQVLFLNYHRAMLHFNIPLFKSLIQENPNAILSLDENGRITKVNAATEKLFGYSFLEVAGKFFTELVDSSHMLTVLTQLHAALKGTASECKVQYTCQNGRVLVLRLKFIPMVNGGLFGVYVVVEDYSERELVSASLQETNERLESFFNSTVDAINITTLDSKVTYVNPAFEKMYGWTKEELIGARLPIIPARLREEEDRMRVALLHGKVIRNWETQFVRKDGSFIDVNVSVSPLRDADGQVTGFAAITRDETERKSMENRFKIIAEHSSDMIRLVTADGLVQYASPAHHSLLGYKPEVLIGKPFYINIHPEDVAAVRASFEEMVAEPRTYVLEYRKLQKDGGAPVYIEAHCDPYFDEDGRLLQYVVVSRDVSERKRYEQKLEELAFVDPLTGVANRRSFYKLLGAAFDVARAEFSKQRFALLFLDLDRFKWVNDTMGHHVGDELLKKFIGRVQAVLPEEASLCRLGGDEFAIIYSWADSKEMASAWNVARLDSKGPARKLAQKNKLDDLASGIIRSLQEQWSIDGHSFTTTCSIGISLFPEDGEDQKTLMTHADYALYQAKANGRNLFRYYHDVRGLCKGKSAF from the coding sequence ATGAATTTATTTAATCCATATTTAGTATTTTTGTTTTGCATCTTATTGGTTTTACTCGTGATTATTGCTCAAGTTCTATTTTTGAATTATCACCGTGCGATGTTGCATTTCAATATACCCTTATTTAAATCACTTATTCAAGAGAATCCGAATGCCATTCTTAGTTTGGATGAGAATGGCCGGATAACAAAAGTGAATGCTGCGACGGAAAAATTATTCGGCTATTCCTTTCTTGAAGTAGCGGGTAAATTTTTCACAGAATTAGTGGACTCGAGCCACATGCTTACTGTTTTAACACAGTTGCACGCCGCCTTAAAGGGAACTGCTTCCGAATGTAAAGTTCAATACACGTGTCAAAATGGACGTGTTTTAGTGTTAAGGTTGAAGTTTATTCCGATGGTCAACGGGGGGCTATTTGGTGTGTACGTTGTGGTTGAGGATTACTCAGAAAGGGAGCTGGTTTCGGCTTCTCTACAGGAAACGAACGAAAGACTGGAATCTTTTTTTAACAGTACGGTGGATGCGATTAACATTACCACTCTGGATAGTAAGGTTACTTATGTGAACCCTGCCTTTGAAAAGATGTACGGCTGGACGAAGGAGGAGCTGATTGGGGCTCGGTTGCCGATTATTCCAGCTCGGTTACGCGAGGAAGAGGACCGGATGAGGGTGGCGCTGCTGCATGGAAAGGTGATTCGAAACTGGGAAACGCAGTTCGTTCGCAAGGATGGCTCTTTCATTGATGTGAATGTGTCTGTGTCTCCCTTAAGGGATGCTGACGGACAGGTCACTGGGTTTGCTGCGATTACGAGGGATGAGACGGAACGCAAGAGCATGGAGAATCGGTTTAAGATTATTGCGGAGCATTCTTCTGATATGATTCGTTTGGTTACCGCAGACGGATTGGTGCAGTATGCGTCGCCTGCCCATCATTCGTTGCTAGGCTATAAACCGGAAGTATTGATAGGAAAGCCGTTTTATATCAATATTCACCCTGAGGATGTGGCAGCGGTGCGGGCCTCGTTTGAGGAGATGGTGGCTGAACCGCGGACCTATGTGTTGGAGTATCGAAAGCTGCAGAAGGATGGTGGCGCGCCCGTTTATATTGAGGCGCACTGTGATCCGTATTTTGATGAGGATGGACGGTTGCTCCAGTATGTTGTGGTATCGAGGGATGTGTCGGAGCGTAAACGGTATGAGCAGAAGCTGGAGGAGCTTGCCTTTGTGGATCCTCTGACGGGTGTCGCTAACCGGAGGTCGTTTTATAAGCTTCTTGGGGCAGCGTTTGATGTGGCGCGAGCGGAGTTTTCCAAACAACGGTTTGCTTTGCTTTTTCTAGATTTAGATCGTTTTAAATGGGTCAATGATACAATGGGTCACCATGTAGGCGACGAGCTTCTGAAGAAGTTCATTGGACGGGTTCAGGCTGTTCTGCCCGAGGAGGCTTCGCTTTGTCGACTGGGGGGCGATGAATTTGCGATTATTTATTCTTGGGCTGATTCGAAGGAGATGGCGTCTGCGTGGAATGTGGCACGGCTCGATTCCAAAGGTCCCGCTCGTAAATTAGCTCAGAAGAACAAGCTCGATGATTTAGCTAGTGGAATTATTCGATCATTGCAGGAGCAATGGTCCATCGATGGCCATTCCTTTACAACCACTTGTTCTATTGGAATCAGCCTCTTTCCTGAGGACGGAGAGGACCAGAAAACGTTAATGACGCATGCCGATTATGCCCTTTACCAAGCCAAGGCCAACGGGCGAAATTTATTTCGCTATTATCATGACGTGCGTGGGTTGTGTAAAGGAAAATCTGCGTTTTAA
- a CDS encoding ATP-binding protein, translated as MGVNIYPALSALERISDGVVSIDLKGQITYINQPAAKLLEITHATQTGEPISRVVPDENADRLEKKINQAIRQQSNIHFEIQTQSSQWLEVYIYPSEDGATVLLRNITPKKQIEETIQVQHERLQLLTEAANHLFYKKEPKALLDALFHDLAEYLDLDVYFNYLYDPDTNKIRLMNYSGIPETTAKEIEWLELGEAVCGCVARDRLRIVAEKIDTSDDVRVQLVKGWGIKAYACHPLMSYGKLIGTLSFGSRKRSHFTEEELDLIFTICQQVATTLERTFLIAELTEKKEEAEKANQAKSEFLSMISHELRTPLNSIMGFAQILEMDQRDPLSAGQKDKVQKLQKSSRHLLSLINDMIDIARTKTGTRTFQVEPVAIGSMVSECVKMIRPLADRKGIHVTSTCDDVMIHTDLKRVTQIVLNLLANAVKYTAPNGQVKVTCEPQGESIKLIVSDTGIGIPPQEQEKIFAPFYRIFNRDVNIEGAGIGLTIVKQFVEELQGEVGVKSELGKGSRFWFTIPNQR; from the coding sequence ATGGGAGTCAATATTTACCCTGCCCTGTCGGCGTTAGAGCGCATATCTGATGGGGTTGTTAGTATAGATTTAAAAGGACAAATCACATATATCAATCAACCAGCAGCCAAATTATTAGAAATAACCCATGCGACACAAACGGGGGAACCTATAAGTAGAGTTGTTCCAGACGAAAACGCTGATAGACTGGAGAAGAAAATCAACCAAGCGATTCGTCAACAAAGTAACATCCATTTTGAGATCCAGACCCAATCCTCACAATGGCTTGAAGTTTATATTTATCCGTCTGAGGATGGGGCGACTGTTCTCCTAAGGAATATCACGCCAAAAAAGCAAATTGAAGAAACAATCCAAGTCCAGCATGAGCGCTTGCAACTGTTAACGGAGGCAGCCAATCATTTGTTTTATAAAAAGGAACCAAAAGCTTTGCTAGACGCGCTGTTCCATGATTTAGCCGAATACTTGGACCTAGATGTCTATTTTAATTATTTGTACGATCCGGACACCAACAAAATCCGCTTAATGAACTACAGCGGGATTCCTGAAACAACGGCTAAAGAAATTGAGTGGCTGGAACTGGGGGAAGCAGTTTGTGGCTGTGTCGCCCGTGACCGCCTGCGGATTGTCGCAGAAAAGATTGATACCTCAGATGACGTCCGTGTGCAACTCGTAAAAGGCTGGGGCATCAAAGCCTACGCTTGTCATCCATTAATGTCATACGGTAAACTAATTGGAACTCTTTCTTTTGGGTCAAGAAAGCGGTCGCATTTCACGGAAGAGGAGCTTGACCTTATTTTTACCATTTGCCAGCAGGTGGCGACTACCTTAGAGCGAACCTTCTTAATTGCCGAGTTGACAGAGAAGAAAGAAGAGGCGGAAAAAGCCAATCAAGCGAAGTCGGAGTTTTTATCCATGATTAGTCATGAACTGAGGACACCGCTCAACTCGATCATGGGTTTTGCTCAGATTTTAGAGATGGACCAACGAGATCCATTGTCTGCCGGACAAAAGGATAAAGTGCAGAAGCTTCAGAAGTCGAGCCGGCACTTATTATCGCTCATCAATGACATGATTGACATTGCCCGCACGAAAACAGGCACGCGCACCTTCCAGGTGGAACCGGTGGCAATTGGCTCCATGGTATCGGAATGTGTCAAAATGATCCGCCCCCTCGCGGACCGCAAAGGGATTCATGTCACAAGTACATGTGATGACGTCATGATTCACACCGATTTGAAACGGGTAACACAAATAGTACTGAATTTATTAGCCAATGCCGTTAAATACACGGCGCCTAACGGACAGGTGAAAGTCACTTGTGAACCGCAGGGCGAGAGCATCAAATTAATCGTGAGTGATACCGGAATAGGCATTCCACCACAAGAACAGGAAAAAATCTTCGCTCCGTTTTACCGAATTTTTAATCGGGATGTCAATATTGAAGGAGCTGGCATTGGTTTAACCATTGTCAAGCAGTTTGTCGAGGAACTACAAGGGGAAGTGGGAGTCAAAAGTGAGCTAGGCAAGGGAAGCCGGTTTTGGTTCACGATTCCCAATCAGCGTTAA
- a CDS encoding LytR family transcriptional regulator — protein sequence MRTQKKKNKWFKIIGIVTLLLLIGVGVYAYTVYHSLKNAVDTMHQPIERKTSEKRQEPVAFKEKDPFSVLMLGVDERKGDKGRSDTVIVLTVNPNNKSVKMLSIPRDTRTEIVGKGKEDKINHAYAFGGIPMAMDTVENFLDIPIDYYMKVNMEGFKDIVDAVGGITVQNDLDFTQDGFHFTEGQLTLNGKQALSFTRMRYEDPRGDFGRQSRQRQIIQGVIKEGATLSSLTNFSDIFTVLGKNVKTNLTFDQLMDIQKNYKDAGKNIQQMEIKETGTKIDRIYYGLVSSDEKQRIQNELKTQLELN from the coding sequence ATGAGAACCCAGAAGAAGAAAAACAAGTGGTTTAAAATAATTGGGATAGTCACATTACTATTATTAATAGGTGTCGGAGTTTATGCATACACTGTCTATCACTCTTTAAAAAATGCTGTAGACACCATGCATCAACCAATTGAGAGAAAAACATCAGAAAAACGTCAGGAACCTGTGGCATTTAAAGAAAAAGATCCCTTTTCTGTATTAATGTTAGGAGTGGATGAACGGAAAGGCGATAAAGGACGTTCTGATACAGTGATTGTGTTAACAGTTAATCCAAACAATAAATCTGTAAAAATGCTAAGTATTCCTCGTGATACTCGTACGGAGATAGTAGGTAAAGGAAAAGAAGATAAGATTAATCATGCCTATGCTTTTGGCGGTATTCCGATGGCGATGGATACCGTGGAGAATTTCCTTGATATACCTATTGACTACTATATGAAGGTGAATATGGAAGGATTTAAGGATATTGTCGATGCTGTTGGTGGAATTACTGTTCAGAATGATTTGGATTTTACTCAAGATGGATTCCATTTCACTGAAGGACAACTAACTCTAAATGGTAAACAAGCGTTAAGCTTCACTAGAATGCGGTATGAAGACCCAAGAGGAGACTTTGGACGCCAATCTAGGCAGCGTCAAATTATTCAAGGGGTTATTAAAGAGGGAGCTACTTTATCTAGCTTGACTAATTTTTCAGACATTTTTACCGTTTTAGGTAAAAATGTGAAAACAAATCTAACTTTTGATCAGTTAATGGATATACAGAAGAATTATAAAGATGCAGGAAAAAACATTCAGCAAATGGAAATAAAAGAAACAGGTACAAAAATTGATAGAATTTATTATGGATTAGTTTCATCAGACGAAAAGCAACGTATCCAAAATGAATTAAAAACACAATTAGAACTAAATTAA
- a CDS encoding ankyrin repeat domain-containing protein, with translation MENRNFSFIPKDWEVIEYLAKTAENNIYQDPNTAIVKLRMLGETLTKAIFALEGLTLLKGQYKCLVLLKEKEIITNEIYEKLELIRKEGNTAVHTAGYGDKKSALQLSRYSFDLIVWFLSTYVESSVTSPDYVPPMEQQISNSAPIIYEELEQAFKEKLIELDKELQRVKKNNSIVLNPNAQANEETSPRVAPGHAQERTRSANWQMLRDKHSNRQKQGIFKMKIGAIAIAAMIVLFLLLNGTVAFATGKFMLSPIDHYFLHSTMEYKGESFQEYSFKKAIDKEDTKRIESLITLGVDPNIKSGEGKLAINLSIQKNNRDLFRSLITNGADPFLKDRKGNSSLDVAVEKQDLYFIKALLKDKNVSDLTAKTLKKLSESNNSQLLRLFMESGMNPNLQLPEGETFLIHAIEQNNMEAVKMLLDHGADPNLQSEGGKYPLHTSIQKKNVSMAKLLLESGASPNQIDTNKKYPIELAHEANMLDFESVLLQFKSRSLFEIMLPSYIGYWKEKKESPEQILEINKDNTGSWYMALYSGDSEKVVQMVPGTNTFTPVNDKEIKVLNSDFTKVSEEEFQAEKKRLSSKQAVSSQTQQLTMTSTSNTNSSSITKNTETPSTSQKPSEPSLLSKKVDSLIGVWKRVPPLNNTTHDVRYIYVVKNNYGSVPSWRIYFESKWTQGAGENNVKEGDLELVGNSIATLKRPAPPTYTSKGFYKTNAVRGFIIKINSANSINVQHLDHNDSQILNEEFRKISKNEMEPEYLDIYNAASGN, from the coding sequence TTGGAAAATCGTAATTTTTCATTTATCCCAAAAGACTGGGAAGTTATAGAGTATCTAGCTAAAACTGCAGAAAATAATATTTATCAAGACCCTAATACTGCAATAGTAAAGTTAAGAATGCTTGGAGAGACTTTAACAAAAGCAATATTTGCTTTGGAAGGACTAACACTACTTAAGGGTCAATACAAGTGTTTAGTGTTGCTAAAAGAGAAGGAAATAATAACGAATGAAATCTATGAGAAACTAGAATTAATTCGAAAAGAGGGAAACACAGCTGTCCATACCGCTGGATATGGAGATAAAAAATCAGCCCTGCAATTATCAAGATACTCATTTGACTTGATTGTTTGGTTTCTTAGTACCTATGTAGAATCAAGCGTTACATCTCCAGATTATGTTCCTCCAATGGAACAACAAATTTCCAACAGTGCTCCAATAATATATGAGGAACTTGAACAAGCATTTAAAGAAAAGTTGATAGAACTAGATAAAGAGTTACAACGAGTCAAAAAGAATAATTCCATTGTTTTAAATCCTAACGCTCAGGCCAATGAAGAAACTTCACCAAGAGTTGCTCCAGGACATGCACAAGAAAGAACAAGAAGTGCTAATTGGCAAATGTTAAGAGATAAGCATTCAAATAGACAAAAACAGGGTATATTTAAGATGAAAATAGGAGCCATAGCAATTGCTGCTATGATTGTTCTGTTTTTGTTACTAAATGGAACGGTTGCTTTTGCAACGGGAAAATTTATGTTATCACCCATTGATCATTATTTTTTACATTCTACCATGGAATATAAAGGAGAATCCTTTCAAGAATATTCTTTTAAAAAAGCGATTGATAAAGAGGATACAAAGCGAATAGAAAGCCTAATCACTTTGGGAGTAGACCCAAACATTAAATCAGGCGAAGGTAAACTTGCAATCAACTTGTCCATTCAGAAAAATAATCGGGATTTATTCCGGTCACTTATTACTAACGGTGCTGACCCTTTTTTAAAGGATAGGAAAGGTAACAGCTCATTAGACGTCGCTGTTGAAAAGCAAGATTTATATTTTATTAAGGCACTATTAAAGGATAAGAACGTGTCTGACTTAACAGCTAAAACTTTGAAAAAGTTAAGTGAAAGTAACAATAGTCAATTGTTACGACTTTTCATGGAAAGCGGTATGAATCCTAATCTTCAACTTCCAGAAGGAGAGACATTTTTAATTCATGCTATAGAACAAAATAATATGGAAGCTGTTAAAATGCTGCTTGATCATGGAGCAGATCCTAACTTACAATCCGAGGGTGGTAAATACCCACTTCATACCTCTATACAAAAGAAAAATGTAAGTATGGCTAAATTGTTGCTTGAATCAGGAGCCAGTCCAAATCAAATCGATACTAACAAAAAATATCCCATTGAATTGGCTCATGAAGCCAATATGCTCGATTTTGAGTCTGTCCTATTACAATTCAAGAGTAGGTCTTTATTTGAAATTATGCTTCCTAGTTATATTGGGTATTGGAAAGAGAAAAAGGAAAGTCCTGAACAAATCCTGGAAATCAATAAAGACAATACCGGAAGCTGGTATATGGCTTTATATTCAGGAGATAGTGAAAAAGTAGTTCAAATGGTTCCTGGAACTAACACATTTACACCCGTTAATGATAAAGAAATAAAAGTATTGAATAGTGATTTTACAAAGGTATCAGAAGAGGAATTTCAAGCTGAGAAGAAGCGTTTAAGTTCGAAGCAAGCTGTTAGTTCACAAACTCAACAATTGACTATGACTTCGACTTCGAATACGAATTCTTCATCCATTACTAAAAACACAGAAACACCTTCTACATCTCAAAAGCCATCAGAGCCCAGCTTGCTAAGTAAGAAAGTGGATAGTTTAATTGGGGTATGGAAACGAGTACCTCCATTAAATAATACAACCCACGACGTTAGGTATATATATGTCGTTAAAAATAATTATGGTTCTGTTCCTTCTTGGAGAATATATTTTGAATCAAAATGGACTCAAGGTGCTGGAGAGAATAACGTAAAAGAAGGTGATTTAGAGTTAGTCGGTAATTCTATAGCAACTCTAAAAAGGCCTGCTCCTCCAACCTACACTTCTAAGGGGTTTTATAAAACGAATGCTGTAAGAGGTTTTATCATTAAGATCAATTCTGCTAATTCAATTAATGTACAACATCTTGACCACAACGATTCCCAAATTCTAAATGAAGAATTTAGGAAGATTTCAAAGAATGAGATGGAGCCAGAATACCTTGATATCTATAATGCAGCATCAGGTAATTAA